One segment of Dolichospermum sp. DET69 DNA contains the following:
- a CDS encoding ABC transporter ATP-binding protein: MSDTVIRVENLGKKYIIGHQKQERHTALRDVITNKVKSIGSLINHRSKKEDPTFEEFWALKDVSFDIKQGDRIGIIGRNGSGKSTLLKILSRITEPTSGKISIKGRVASLLEVGTGFHPELTGRENIYLNGAILGMSKAEITRNFDEIVAFAEVEKFLDTPVKRYSSGMYVRLAFAVAAHLEPEILIVDEVLAVGDVNFQKKCLGKMQNISQVEGRTIVFVSHNMDAIKRLCSQCVMLEEGQITAQGNSEIIFADYLSNNVTKSEPNIWIDVSQTIRQIGTGEARFLRVKYSSLNKKSAFQPYSSGTLEFLLEIKSDSFRNMGSLAIVIYDQLGNKLVNADTLSIGKSISLENGKNIVKLQIKNLYLNPGIYVIGLWLYDPLIQNVFDFIESAFEIEVVDIQAKEFGNTPDHNGLVPCVFEMVQMRE; this comes from the coding sequence ATGTCTGATACAGTTATTAGAGTTGAAAATTTAGGTAAAAAATACATTATTGGTCATCAAAAGCAGGAACGCCATACAGCACTGCGGGATGTGATTACTAATAAAGTTAAGTCCATTGGTAGTTTAATTAATCATCGATCTAAAAAGGAAGATCCTACTTTTGAAGAGTTTTGGGCTTTAAAAGATGTTTCATTTGATATTAAACAAGGCGATCGCATAGGTATCATCGGACGCAATGGGTCAGGAAAATCAACACTGCTAAAAATTTTAAGTCGCATCACTGAACCAACATCAGGAAAAATTTCGATCAAAGGACGAGTCGCTAGTTTATTAGAGGTAGGCACTGGCTTTCATCCAGAATTAACAGGGAGAGAAAATATCTATCTCAACGGTGCAATTCTGGGAATGAGCAAAGCCGAGATTACACGCAACTTTGATGAGATTGTGGCTTTTGCAGAAGTAGAAAAGTTTTTAGATACGCCGGTGAAAAGGTATTCATCAGGGATGTATGTACGTTTGGCGTTTGCGGTTGCGGCGCATTTGGAGCCGGAGATTTTAATTGTGGACGAAGTGTTGGCAGTGGGGGATGTGAATTTTCAGAAAAAATGTCTGGGTAAGATGCAGAATATATCTCAGGTTGAAGGTCGAACAATTGTGTTTGTTAGTCATAACATGGATGCAATTAAACGTTTATGTTCTCAATGTGTGATGCTTGAGGAGGGTCAAATCACTGCTCAAGGTAATTCAGAAATTATTTTTGCTGACTATCTGTCTAATAATGTTACAAAATCTGAACCTAATATATGGATTGATGTTTCACAGACTATTCGACAAATAGGTACAGGGGAAGCGAGATTTTTAAGGGTTAAATATAGTAGCCTCAATAAGAAATCTGCATTTCAACCTTATTCAAGTGGAACACTTGAATTTTTATTAGAAATTAAGTCAGACTCATTTAGGAATATGGGGAGTCTTGCGATCGTGATTTATGACCAACTTGGAAATAAGCTGGTTAATGCGGATACACTTTCAATTGGTAAAAGCATATCCTTGGAAAATGGAAAAAATATAGTTAAACTGCAAATTAAAAATCTATACTTAAATCCTGGCATTTATGTTATTGGATTGTGGCTTTATGATCCATTAATTCAAAATGTGTTTGATTTTATTGAATC
- a CDS encoding ISH3 family transposase, with translation MTVSSLTKATRGESTEELVLTDSETLDEVIQCLVENFSIETQGACDQQTLFEILVKAASTGDSIENTAKLLKNIPTANDIRYHLNKINNFEELEAQINQALKSRIPLGLKKGCLKIAIDLNLICYYGQPTSSELPYIYRSEAKSGTNSFYAYATLYVISNNKRVTLAIRGVRQLDTSVALITYLLAELESLKINVKKLYLDRGFFNTPVIRWLQALDIPFLMPAIKTGKKGGIKQFLKGKKSYKTTYTITRDKDDFVTFDLWIVCKYRKGKHKKHGVQYFVYVAYKVKTNLNYIYQDYRKRFGIETSYRLKNICRIKTNNKNPVLRLLFIGISFLLINIWVNLLWLKISRKRKGSRLIYRTLFTLKQMLAFLSQALQKKYQVVESIYIPSG, from the coding sequence TTGACTGTTTCATCTCTAACAAAAGCCACGCGGGGCGAGTCTACAGAAGAACTCGTTTTAACCGACTCAGAAACTCTTGATGAGGTTATTCAGTGTTTAGTAGAAAATTTTTCGATTGAAACGCAAGGAGCCTGTGACCAACAAACTTTATTCGAGATTCTGGTTAAAGCAGCCAGCACTGGAGACAGTATTGAAAACACAGCTAAATTGTTAAAAAATATTCCGACAGCTAATGATATTAGATATCATCTCAATAAAATTAACAATTTTGAGGAATTAGAAGCGCAAATAAATCAAGCATTAAAAAGTCGAATTCCTTTAGGATTAAAAAAAGGGTGTTTGAAAATAGCGATTGATTTAAATTTAATTTGTTATTATGGTCAACCAACATCGTCAGAATTACCCTACATATATCGAAGTGAAGCTAAATCTGGTACTAATTCATTTTATGCCTATGCCACTTTATATGTTATTAGTAATAATAAGCGTGTAACTCTAGCAATAAGAGGTGTTCGCCAATTAGATACTAGTGTGGCTTTAATTACTTATTTATTAGCAGAACTTGAATCCCTAAAAATAAATGTAAAAAAACTCTATTTGGATAGGGGATTTTTTAATACTCCTGTAATTAGATGGTTACAGGCATTAGATATTCCCTTTCTTATGCCTGCTATCAAGACTGGAAAAAAAGGAGGAATCAAACAATTCCTCAAGGGTAAAAAAAGTTATAAAACTACCTATACTATTACAAGAGACAAAGATGATTTTGTCACATTTGATTTATGGATCGTCTGTAAATATAGAAAGGGAAAGCATAAAAAGCATGGGGTTCAATACTTTGTTTATGTTGCTTATAAGGTCAAAACAAATTTAAATTATATCTATCAAGATTATCGAAAAAGATTTGGCATTGAAACCAGTTATCGTCTGAAAAATATTTGTCGAATTAAGACGAATAACAAAAATCCAGTCTTGAGATTACTATTCATTGGAATATCCTTTCTTCTAATTAACATCTGGGTGAATCTACTATGGCTCAAAATCAGTCGTAAAAGGAAAGGTAGTAGATTAATTTATCGCACACTTTTTACACTCAAACAGATGTTAGCCTTTTTATCTCAAGCCCTACAGAAGAAATATCAAGTCGTTGAAAGCATTTATATTCCATCCGGTTAG
- a CDS encoding fertility inhibition FinO-like protein, which translates to MIEGKLELTIKINELPEVKTVENGWQQFEIDCDGRIISVTVKPKVWKKLTDAQANYPQWVGAIAGKMGEATDNQ; encoded by the coding sequence ATGATTGAAGGAAAATTAGAACTAACTATCAAAATCAACGAACTGCCAGAAGTTAAGACTGTAGAAAATGGTTGGCAACAATTTGAGATTGACTGCGATGGAAGGATAATTAGCGTCACTGTTAAACCTAAAGTTTGGAAGAAATTGACCGACGCACAGGCCAATTATCCCCAGTGGGTAGGTGCTATTGCTGGGAAAATGGGAGAGGCAACTGATAACCAGTAA